Part of the Periplaneta americana isolate PAMFEO1 chromosome 4, P.americana_PAMFEO1_priV1, whole genome shotgun sequence genome is shown below.
GAAGTGTGGAACGAAGAAGGCTGGTAGAAAGCCACGGAGATGTAGAAGTGCAGCATGGACGCAATTTCTCCTCCACATGAAGGAGAACAGCATCATTAGATAGAGCGTATTGAAGGAAGAAAATATTGGAAGTCATGGTCCGGGAACGAGACGAAACGCTATAGGAAGGAATGGTTATTAAGGTCCCaaatcataaataacaaaaacatccATGGAATAAGAATATGTGTAGAATGTGAGAGCACATGTGAggcataattaataaaattactttgGCGTTAGAATGAAAAGCGAATAttagcctataatgataatatgaACTGAAATTTAGCGTACGATAGAAATGAGTAGTAAATTTTGCTTCAGTCGCTGTCATTAGGggataaatttcttttaaatttattaaatttagtaaAGGGACCATATTACCTTCCAAACAAAATCGTGATAATGCTATGTGCTTTTattatccattctcaattgatgattacactgaactgaaaggaaaaggcatTGAACATTAAacttaaacaaacaacaacaacctttctcgtctcttacaaacatctcaacaaacaaacaggggtgcacataTTCGGATACGTTAACGTACACCTGCGGGAAaatacattttcaacggtaacttcgaaacgacgtgTCAAAAGAGATAGGTTATTTAATAAAAAAGGTCCCTTTTTGTTAGATCTATcatccctcagagtttgtcgcagaagttatgaatcactctgtatatcattcCGTTCGTTAATCAGAGTCaagatataaatataggcctaccattttttttacacataagggtacagtacatcagttattcatagatttcaaaaaggcgtatgacccggttaagagagaagttttatataatattcttattgaatttggtattcccaagaaactagttcgattaattaaaatgtgtcttagtgaaacttacagcagagtccgtataggccagtttctatctgatgctttcccaattcactgcggcctaAAGAAGGGAGATCCACtattacatttactttttaacttcgctctagaatatgccattaggaaagttcaggataacagacagggtttggagatgaatgggttacatcagcttcttgtctatgcggatgacgtgaatatgctaggagaaaatccacaaacgattagggaaaacgcggaaattctagatgaagcaagtaaagcgatagggttggaagtaaatcccgaaaagactaagtatatgattatgtctcgtgatcagaatattgtacgaaatggaactataaaaattggagatttatctttcgaagaggtggaaaaattcaaatatcttggagcaacagtaacaaatataaatgatactcgggaggaaattaaacgcagaataaatatgggaaatgcgtgttattattcggttgagaagcttttgtcatctagtctcctgtcaaaaaatctgagagttagaatttataaaacagttatattaccggttgttctgtatggttgtgaaacttggactctcactttgagagaggaacatagattaagggtgtttgagaataaggttcttaggaaaatatttggggctaagagggatgaagttacaggagaatggaaaaagttacacaacgcagaactgcacgcattgtattcttcatctgacataattaggaacataaaatccagacgtttgagatgggcaggacatgtagcacgtatgggcttatccagaaatgcatatagagtgttagttgggaggccggtgggaaaatgacctttggtgaggccgagacgtaggtgggaagataatattaaaattgatttgagggaggtgggatatgatggtagagactggattaatcttgctcaggatagggaccattggcgggcttatgtgagggcggcaatgaacctccgggttccttaaaagccagtaagtaagtaagtaagtaagtaatattcttCCCGGATACAAAATGGATGCCTTATATGTTCACTCAGTTTTAACACATTACTAGAaatattatcatctttatttttCATCGTTCAGAAACCAGCGTTGTGGTCCAGACTTTACTCTTTGTCTCTAACAAATATACTATCTAAAAAACATGGATGATGGGGGATTACTGACCCTTTGGACGCTTAGGatacacagttagtgtaaagtgaaTGTATGCCTGGATTATGACCAGAActacataaatagtgtgtatatttgagaTATTTATAGGAAGTAACGAGACTTTGTGCCCACTCTGTACATTACGGACTGTATCACACTCCTACGCTTTGAAATTTTTATACTCTAACAACGATGAACATTTGACACCATATTGAGAGAAACCTATCTTCTATTCATCGTATGGCGGGTTAAAATTTATTTATGCAGagtcaaccgtaagtaatgtcattaatttcagggggttattctttgagatatttcaaacaaaaagttaaatacaattttgctcgttttttacttccatttcgagataaaaattgttttatatcagaCACTTCACAGCGTATTTTGTGAAAGCCAAAGATTTAATTCTCTATACgctaagtcaatttaagagagcagtgcataataataataataataataataataataataataataataataataataataataaatgactgaaagaattttagttttgtcctttagttgtgtagaaatttgacccgaaaaaaatgtagcattgtaaaattcctttccagaatgaaaagttataattgttcggataaaatttatcCACATTtgagggacaaaactaaaattatttcaattatttattatcataacacaccgGTCTCTTGAATTAACTAAGCATATTGGagttaaatcaatggcttcccaaaacacgctgcgagatgtttcatataaaacaattatcttgaaaagaaaggaaaaacgagcaaaattgtatttaactttttgattgaaatatctcaaagaaaacccCTTAAATTGAATGGAATTACTTAGTGTTCACACTGTATACCATAGACTGAACTCCAAGGAAACAGAATTCCTCAATATCAACACTCCGACGCATACGAAATGTGAAACTTAGTGTTATGCAATTTCCTAGACGGCGGCTTCTTAATTAATAACTCGTATGTTCTCAAAGTTGCTTTAATTCAGTCATAAAGTAGGTCAAAGTGCCATCTTTAGTCACTGCATATGTGCAGTACGGAACCTCACATGCATTTTGTTGAAGCATACAATTTGTTCGGGCAAGAGGAAAGGGCGGCCCCCGTATAGAAAGCAAAGCAATTTCTAAGCGGAAGAATAGTTCTTAATATATAAGCTTCACAATAGGTGGGATCAACAGTTGCAATTGGGGCACACAGTGACATGAAGCTCTCGGTAAGTATTACGTTACACAATAGTACAGAAGCAAAAGTCCGAACGCACAGTATCAATGAAGGCTACAATTCTTTAATCTAATATGATTACCGATctaaattttaagctataatgCATTCAGATACGTCAAGCAAATAGGCTATTATTTAAAACTCAGTTTAACATTCGCAGACTACGTTTggttatttgttttaattattgccACTCAGTGTCTTGCATAATTATAAGAGTTcaagtttatttatatacatttattttatccaAATTTGACAACGTATTCCAAACCAGAAGACAATgatttcatattatataattatgatgTGTAAATTAAATCActtaaatgtaaaaattaaattaatcatactttcgaaaaatgaaataaatgagtccacacttgtggagtaacggttagagcgtctggccgcgaaaccaggtggcccgggttcgattcccggtcggggcaagttacctggttgaggtctttccggggttttctctcagcccaatatgagcaaatgctgggtaactttaggtgttggacccggactcatttcaccggcattatcatcttcatctcaatcagacgctaaataacgtaagatgttgatgaagcgtcgaaaataacctactaaaataaaaaaaaagaaataaattatgcgTAATTCAGAGAAATGCATGTATTCTCGTTATGAGTCAAAATAATATTTCCTTTCGAACATTGCTTTAATTACATATGTTATTTATTAAACAGCATTTTTTCAcataaagtgagaaaaaaaaattctgtctaATTTATTGTCTTCTCTCTCTTAAtagttagaaattatttttaatttaatactttccttcattttctttatCTAAAAATTGTATATACTAGATCGTTCGAGGTCTTCAAAGTTTTCTTCAGTTGTTATCTTTGAtcttctgtataataataataataataataataataataataataataataataataataataataataataacttactttgtTATCTTTTTGCACATTATAATCATTCAGCCTTCTCAGAAGAATTATtgaattttcatattattttaattttttttttatttcattcatatttcatttattcttttgtctttatttcttactttaCCTAACGTTGCGCGGAGTTTAAACACTTCTAAGGGTGTTCACTTCAATTACGTATATTTCTGTATTGgtaatctgtactaataataaatctgtagccgaaatttttctggtaattttcgattttacaaaaataattggtcctaacatatataattaaccaccctgaaaccgaaaatcgcatttttgaaatttttgtttgtatgtctgtctgtatgtttgttaccttttcacgcgataatggctaaaccgatttatatgaaaattggaatataaattaagttcgttgtaacttagattttaggctatatgtcattcaaaatactttatttaaaaggggggttataagggggcctgaattaaataaatcgaaatatctcacttattattgatttttgtgaaaaatgttacataacaaaaggttctttaaaaatgatttccggtaaggtttattctttacaaaattttgataggactgatatttaatgagataaatgagttttaaaattataataacgcatctaagacggtgcaatgaattaagaacaaatgacttcgtctataaggggccttggacatcaacaatcgaaagctattaaacatagcctacagagaatgtttctgtgtttgtatgaagtaatatcagaagctaaattaacagatttgtataattaattattatttcaccattggaaagtgtagtttctctagatggacataatgctataatgttattacagtaacgtctgagtaaatcgaggacaggtaagattaaaatagcttcttatgcacagaaaatttgataggctattttgtacattcgttttctgtatttcttaaaataatatttatgtacactcattttaatctcagagaattaacgaacaacgagagtgtattgatttagtatgcagtaatagtacgttagcttagcaatccattattttataatccaaattttaactatgctcaattgaatcgtgttaaaatacataaaatatatatgcaacaaatgcaatgcaaaaaaattgggtaatgagcgaagcagattatcttgcgctgttgtaaaagttgttccctggatcaaacgtcttattttaattatgtaattactttatatttatttctaacaggtgcagctgagcgcacgggtacggctagtttctaAATATTACAGTTACATATTAATGTGAATATAGCAGTTTTTAAATCCAATTTCGTTCTTATATCTTTTATATCTTAATTTTCAATGCTATGTAAAATTTGACCGCAATCTCAAACacgaattaaataaatttctaacaaAACAAGCATATGACAAtgagtaatgtattattattataattattattattactattattattatattattattactattattattactattattattattattattattattattattattaaaatataaaccatAACAGCTAAATTTATAGCTCATGAAGGTACTCTGTATGCACATACAGAATGTTTTATAGCCGCTGAGACAATAATGTACAGGCtattttaattggctattataCGAAGCTTTATCGACTTCTGTAGTTACCTAGCGTCagagtgaaatgaaagtgatgatgctaGCTGAATGCATCCTGGATCCAGTGCCGAAACTTAACCAGCATTTGGTCTTAATGGGTTGacgaaaaaccccgaaaaaaaaaaactaaatttagtaacttgtccaaccaggatttgaaccccgacccgctcgtttcatggtcagacatggtAACCTTTACTTCACAACGGAGGACTGTACATACTATTAAAAAGTAAATGCGTTCATAAAGAAGCAAATAATGATATTGATGGGATCATGCCAGAAGGGTGTATCAACAAAGCTGCAAGTTTACATTAAAGCCatttaaatataaagcaatttttccCGTCCTTGTGTTCTTAACcagatatattttcttctatttgttcTAATCCCCATTGTAATTTTCACCattattttcaaacataaataggttgcaataaaatatttcaataacgctgAATTTTTTGATACGCACTTCTGGTAAGATGCCCTcgatataatattgtatatactgCAATCTtggtaaaaatgaaagaaagaatgttCAAATTACAAAGTCTATAACAGTGACAGCTTAATAATCTCATGGGAGTCAAATGTAAGCACTGGGAAGAACTCAAGATATATGATAGTTCTGCGACCATATTGTCAATATTCTCTACTAGATTATAAATGTCATGGACCATTTGAAGATGATTACCTACTTAGAAACTactgaaaaaaaatgaaagaaagtaatATAAACTAAAAGAATTACGTGGAACGAATGGACTGTACAATGATACTAAAAGTGATATCTGAATACATTGGATGGAATATTTCTACTGACACAAACGGAGTGCTGCGATAGTAGTATTAGCAATAATAGTACCAGCAACATTGGTAGAATTAATATAACGACGTTTTCAGCAGAACAAAGTAGGGTCCATCGCTATGGAGTAAGGTtaccatgcctgaccgtgaaacgagtgggctcgggttcaaatcctggttgggacaagttttcTGACTGAGGTCTTTTCcagagttttccttcaacccattaagagcaaatgctaggtaactttcggcgctggaccctggactcattttgccggCATTATTAACGTCAactcattcagactctagataaccataaagcgttgtaaaataaccaatcatTCATCAGGATAATCAAATGGACTACAAACATTCGACTAAGTTGCTTTAAGCAAGAAATTGTTAAAAGAAAGAAGTCAGAACTTCAACAGAAATAATGAATAAGAAATATCTTCTTCTTGGCACGTAGTGAACACGAATTTTCTCCATTACGCTTTCAAAGTACAGTTCAATTTCATCTTGTAGTgtcttttgggggggggggttaccTTTTCTTTCAATACGTGTCTTATCACTTTTTGGGGCCATCGGTTATTGATCATTCGTTTTAAGTGGTTTTATTGTTTCCGACTATAGGTATGTATTTCGTTTAATATGAAACATCGATCCATttactttaagactcaatttctcttTTTGGCTAACAATGCGTAAGTGCTTTTCATAAAACACCTTTCAGCAATGATGATACTATACCATTTATACAGTTTAATGCTGTTATATCTTGTCAATAGACTATGAAAACAGATTAGAAAAAAAaggtgttttttttattaagttcACGTTAACTTTTcgttaatgtataaatttaatccAGACGATCTTAGATATAAGAATTTTGGTCACTTTCCCTGTTCCAATATCGACAATGAGTAATCAATGCTTCCTTTCTCTTTGCAGATATTCACACTACTACTAGTAACCGTCTTAGTTCTGGCAGAAGACCAGAAGAAGGACAAaaaagcagaaaagaaaacagaCAAGAGAGGGTTGCATGATCTTGGATACGGAGGACTAGGCTTCGGACATGGCTTCGGACATGGCTTTTCCTTTGGAGGACACGAACATTTCGGCGTAGGTCACTCCTTCGGAGGTGGCGGCTTCGGAGACGGACATGGTCACGTGAAAGCCATCACTGTCACAAAGGAAGTCAAAGTTCCCGTACCCCACCCATATCCCGTCCCtgtcgagaagaaagttccagtCCCTGTCAAGATCCCTGTACCTGTTCATGTAGATAAGCCTTACCCAGTCCCTGTTCCCAAACCTTACCCCGTGTATGTGGAAAAGAAAGTACCTTATCCTGTGGAGAAGCCAGTTCCCTACCCTGTCAGTGTACCTGTAAAGGTCCCCGTCCCTGTTCCTCATCCTGTGCATGTCCCCAAACCCTACCCCGTGAAGGTCCCTGTGCCTCAACCCTACCCTGTGAAGGTGCCAGTGGTGGTGCATAATAAAGTGCCAGTAGTAGTCAAGGGCCATGATGCTGGTTTCGGAGGTCATGGCTTCGAAGGCCATGGCTTCGGAGGTCATGGTTTTGGAGGTTACGCTTTTGGAGGCCATAGTTTCGGACATGGAGGTCACGGAGGATTTGGTCTGGGTGGCCATCATTAATAACATCAACAATCATGTTCATCGTATGTTTCGAATAAATTATCATGCTTATTAATTATGTGTATATTACTATTCAAGAGTCAAACACTTAACAGTAGAGAAGAAATGTATGAAGCCTGTGCAATGTATATGCATAAGCTTACAATAAACTTTCccctctcttcctcttcctcacaGACCCTGCACAATATATTTTTCGAGTTCATTCTAATTGATGACGTGAAGTCCTTATAAGAGAGTGACGTTAGGGTACGTACACATTGAAGGGActataaacgataaaagaagcagcgatgctatatcagagagaattgaagcatacattgtcattgaggtgtgcatattggagtaacgataaaagcgaagatacacgataaaatcgacaaaaaaagaaacattccattttcttcgctcttgtcgttcatatgatctctcattaagataatattaatctgtaatattatcaatatatccaaatattaatcgatttattattatttcggcatatgcctattaaattaattatcatagatattggcaaattgatcagttgtgcaTTTATTCGTTATACATTATGTGAtcatcacaagaaccaatcacaacacaataaatttatactagctttgggatgagaaatgggttcaattttgtacgtatttaagctatattaaccttgaacctagcagttgttatttcctatatatattcttctttcattaagtggatataagcctatagaatatcttctactgataaatcaaaatgttcgcttcccgcgtcctcgttgctccgatatgaacacttgattctttgataatacagAAGCGTCACTAGGAAGtttcttttgttgtttttcgTTGCTCCAATGTGTACGAACCCTAAGGAAGATGTTGATGAAATGCCATATAT
Proteins encoded:
- the LOC138698927 gene encoding uncharacterized protein, translating into MQTGSRPCTTHYPVKVPVSHPYPVKVPVVVEKKVAVFIKGHEGGFSDGLDGHSFGHDLACHGGFGHSGLGEELSLEGGHAFGGGSFGGSESHHQIQIKAITHHYQGSQVPLTHPFPVEVEKKVPDSVKIPVSVQVEKLYSLPVSKPYQVGSTVAIGAHSDMKLSIFTLLLVTVLVLAEDQKKDKKAEKKTDKRGLHDLGYGGLGFGHGFGHGFSFGGHEHFGVGHSFGGGGFGDGHGHVKAITVTKEVKVPVPHPYPVPVEKKVPVPVKIPVPVHVDKPYPVPVPKPYPVYVEKKVPYPVEKPVPYPVSVPVKVPVPVPHPVHVPKPYPVKVPVPQPYPVKVPVVVHNKVPVVVKGHDAGFGGHGFEGHGFGGHGFGGYAFGGHSFGHGGHGGFGLGGHH